Proteins encoded together in one Falco biarmicus isolate bFalBia1 chromosome 4, bFalBia1.pri, whole genome shotgun sequence window:
- the GPR141 gene encoding probable G-protein coupled receptor 141 isoform X1 — translation MKSRRCTEQGKPPTMLLESPWNMYKEDFRDMIAENRNSSDSSSAFTHTNTTSVILITAYSVAFAGGGIGSITMSFVLVKMNTLSVTTTAIINLVVVHSLLLFTVPFRLHYYVNKKWVFKMPLCKMVSAMVHIHMYLTFLFYVITLVIRWLIFFQWKDKVEFYRKLHAIAASAAVWVLVLVFVVPVLCFEYGRSGSYNDTTCFKFHKELQQDSVKALNYTIIVAVACITCVLLGLQIFILVKVARKLSTTLWSHQEFWAQVKNLIFICVIIICFLPYHLFRAYYIQHVSDFDQLESYNEVFLSLTALSCLDLLSFVLSGSRLFKQKVGMLGSKFSCC, via the exons atGAAATCGCGGCGTTGTACGGAGCAAGGCAAGCCTCCTACTATGCTGCTGGAGAGCCCGTGG AACATGTACAAGGAAGATTTCAGGGACATGATTGCAGAGAACAGGAACAGCAGTGACTCCTCTTCTGCCTTCACTCACACCAACACCACAAGTGTCATACTGATCACTGCCTACTCAGTTGCCTTTGCTGGAGGTGGAATTGGGTCCATCACAATGTCATTCGTGCTGGTCAAGATGAACACTCTGTCTGTGACCACTACAGCCATCATTAACCTGGTCGTCGTGCACAGCCTCCTCCTCTTCACCGTGCCCTTCCGTCTGCACTACTATGTCAACAAGAAGTGGGTATTCAAGATGCCACTGTGTAAAATGGTGAGTGCCATGGTGCACATCCACATGTACCTGACCTTCCTATTCTACGTGATCACACTGGTGATCCGGTGGCTCATCTTCTTTCAATGGAAGGACAAAGTGGAGTTCTATAGGAAGCTGCATGCCATCGCGGCGAGTGCTGCCGTGTGGGTCCTTGTCCTGGTGTTTGTGGTGCCGGTGCTGTGCTTTGAGTACGGGCGCTCAGGCTCATACAATGATACAACATGCTTTAAGTTCCACAAAGAACTACAGCAGGACAGTGTGAAAGCCTTGAACTACACCATAATTGTAGCTGTCGCCTGCATTACTTGTGTCCTCTTGGGCCTGCAGATTTTCATCCTAGTAAAAGTGGCGAGAAAACTTTCCACCACCCTCTGGTCACATCAGGAGTTCTGGGCCCAGGTGAAAAACTTGATTTTCATCTGTGTCATCATCATTTGCTTCCTTCCCTATCACCTCTTTAGGGCCTACTACATACAGCACGTGAGCGATTTTGACCAGTTAGAAAGCTACAATGAGGTTTTTTTGAGCCTGACTGCCCTCAGCTGCCTGGACCTGCTGTCGTTTGTGCTGAGTGGTAGCCGCCTCTTCAAGCAAAAGGTGGGCATGCTGGGCAGCAAGTTTTCTTGCTGCTAG
- the GPR141 gene encoding probable G-protein coupled receptor 141 isoform X2, producing MYKEDFRDMIAENRNSSDSSSAFTHTNTTSVILITAYSVAFAGGGIGSITMSFVLVKMNTLSVTTTAIINLVVVHSLLLFTVPFRLHYYVNKKWVFKMPLCKMVSAMVHIHMYLTFLFYVITLVIRWLIFFQWKDKVEFYRKLHAIAASAAVWVLVLVFVVPVLCFEYGRSGSYNDTTCFKFHKELQQDSVKALNYTIIVAVACITCVLLGLQIFILVKVARKLSTTLWSHQEFWAQVKNLIFICVIIICFLPYHLFRAYYIQHVSDFDQLESYNEVFLSLTALSCLDLLSFVLSGSRLFKQKVGMLGSKFSCC from the coding sequence ATGTACAAGGAAGATTTCAGGGACATGATTGCAGAGAACAGGAACAGCAGTGACTCCTCTTCTGCCTTCACTCACACCAACACCACAAGTGTCATACTGATCACTGCCTACTCAGTTGCCTTTGCTGGAGGTGGAATTGGGTCCATCACAATGTCATTCGTGCTGGTCAAGATGAACACTCTGTCTGTGACCACTACAGCCATCATTAACCTGGTCGTCGTGCACAGCCTCCTCCTCTTCACCGTGCCCTTCCGTCTGCACTACTATGTCAACAAGAAGTGGGTATTCAAGATGCCACTGTGTAAAATGGTGAGTGCCATGGTGCACATCCACATGTACCTGACCTTCCTATTCTACGTGATCACACTGGTGATCCGGTGGCTCATCTTCTTTCAATGGAAGGACAAAGTGGAGTTCTATAGGAAGCTGCATGCCATCGCGGCGAGTGCTGCCGTGTGGGTCCTTGTCCTGGTGTTTGTGGTGCCGGTGCTGTGCTTTGAGTACGGGCGCTCAGGCTCATACAATGATACAACATGCTTTAAGTTCCACAAAGAACTACAGCAGGACAGTGTGAAAGCCTTGAACTACACCATAATTGTAGCTGTCGCCTGCATTACTTGTGTCCTCTTGGGCCTGCAGATTTTCATCCTAGTAAAAGTGGCGAGAAAACTTTCCACCACCCTCTGGTCACATCAGGAGTTCTGGGCCCAGGTGAAAAACTTGATTTTCATCTGTGTCATCATCATTTGCTTCCTTCCCTATCACCTCTTTAGGGCCTACTACATACAGCACGTGAGCGATTTTGACCAGTTAGAAAGCTACAATGAGGTTTTTTTGAGCCTGACTGCCCTCAGCTGCCTGGACCTGCTGTCGTTTGTGCTGAGTGGTAGCCGCCTCTTCAAGCAAAAGGTGGGCATGCTGGGCAGCAAGTTTTCTTGCTGCTAG